The Castanea sativa cultivar Marrone di Chiusa Pesio chromosome 4, ASM4071231v1 sequence gaatttCTTCATGGTATTAGCATTATTCTAGATGGATACTACTAATTGATTATCTCTCTCTAAGCTAGTCCAAATTATTAGGATGCCTTTATTATTGAACAtatttgtcaaaaataaaaaaagttcatTTAGCGGACTCGATTGCTAACACATGTTAGTCTTTGTCTATGCCAGGAATCAAAGTCCGTCAAGAGGGTCTTAATCCATTGGTGAAAGGAGTGATTGATTAATAAATGAAAAGCAAGAACGATAAAGAGGTGATTGTGGACTCTACAGTATCTTTCAAAAGGAATACATACTGTTCTTTGATTTTGAGCTTGCTCTGTTAAATAGTCAAGTATGATCATTTCTACCTACATATAAGAGAAGCTGGATTATTCGGTATCTTCTGGAATATTTAACTGTTTTCTCATCATGCCATGTTGTTATGAAACTTATGCACTTGATAGTTCTAGACTTCCAGTATTGTTGCATATGATATGACAATGTCTTTTTGGTGTTGGAAACTTGGAATTTGGTTGATCAGTTGTCTTAGGCTATGAGTAGGTCTAATTATGCCTAGATGCTTTGTGTATATACTATGACATTTTCATTGTTGTGTATATACTATGACATTTTAATTGTTGTGGTAGTTGTTAAGCATCCTTTGGGGCTCATGATTGCTTGCATACTAgagttttcaaatttcaatgttgaaattttctttgattaaGGGTGTAAGCTATCCCCACATATGTCATGGGATGTTTTTTGCTACCGAAAGGTTTGCTTAAAGATCTTGAAGGGATGATGAGCagattttggtggggtcaaaagATACAAGAAAGGAAAGTACACTAATTGAGTTGGTTTAAACTTTGTATGCCCAAGTCGATGGGAGGAATTGGGTTTTAGGATCTCCATTCCTTCAACTTAGCCACGTTAGCCAAACAAGGATGGAGGCTTTTGAAAAACACACACTCATTGTTCTATCAAGTTTACAAATCAAAGTACTTTCCCAATATATCTTTCTTAGATGCTCCATCACCAAATTCAGGGAGTTTTGCATGGAAAAGTATAGTGGCAGCCAGATCTGTCTTGGACAGTGGATTGAGATGGCGGGTAGGAATCggaaataaaattcaaatttggtaAGACCGATGGCTTCCAACCCCACTATCATTCAAGGTGGTAACCCCGTGCTCCACAATGTCAACAATGACCACAGTGGATAATCTCATTGACCCAACTACAAGATCATGGTGAGTATCCATGATTGATCATGTATTCCTCCCACATGAAGCTGAAGTTATTAAATCCATCCCATTGAGCAATAGAGCGGTGCAAGACATCCAAATTTGGGCATACACAAACATCAGTGAATATTTGGTAAAAAGTGCATATAAGATGATCCAAACTCAACAACTGAGATCTTCTCATGGCCAATCATCCAATCACTCACAGAGcaataaaatttggaaagcgATTTGGGCGGTCAAGgtatgtaataaaattaaaactttcATTTGGAGAGCTTGTAGAGATATACTGCCTACTAAAGCAAATCTAACTagaagaaaaattttgtttgatgttGGATGTGAATGTTATGATGATGGGGTGGAGTCAATAGACCATATCTTGCTAAGCTGTACTTATTCTGACAAGGTTTGGAAGTCCAAATGCTTGAGGGAGATCATGTCTCATTGCACAAATCTTTCGTTTGTGGATGTGGCTGATCAAATAATGCAAAGCAAAAATGACCCAGAGattgcaatatttttcacaactagCTGGATGATTTGGAATAAGCGGAATAAGGCTTACTACGGTACTCCACGTCCTGATCCTCCTTTTCTAGTCATGTTTGCTGCAGCCCATGCTTCAGAACATTTGGAAGCTAATTATGGAAACTTGTCTTGAGTAATTGTAAGATagtcttgttttttctttggcaTTCATTGATGTAAGTTTGCATATAGTTGCTGTTTTTTGATAGGtgaagagaaagcactgtagctAGTACAGTTTTAGCATGGTTGATCTATGATACTGCCTTGCTTTTGCATAaacttattacttttttataaacttattactttttttgaataaaattctgCCGTTTattctctcaaataaaaaaattatagtcaGGAAACAACTGTTAGGCCATCATCATTTTGGAAATGAGTTTGTAGCTAATGATTTGAGATTTATGATtggtttgcttttttttttttttttttgatgagttaTAAGTATAATTGGTTTGCTTTCTTAAAATCCCACTgtattaaaaagagaaagaaaaagaaaaatattaaaaagaaaaagaaaaaaagaaaaaaagaaaaagaaagagaaagagagatacaTCTCAACTCGTGTACACAGGAGGTGTATGAGGGCTGCTTTAAATATTGGCAATAGAATTTTTCAAGACCTGTGAATGATTGGGAGTTGGACTCTTGATGGGAGTGGTGGCCTGGTGGGTGATGTCATTGGTTTGAGTCCCATATGCGCATTAATTGCTtgccaaatcaaaacaatcaaaggACGTGTCTTAAGAAATTCTTCCTACATTGGTGTTTGTTATTTGGCATGTCAATATAGGGTTTGTTTAGAATCTGTTTATattgctaaaattgaaattttttttattgaaaatactataaataaaatttaaatttaactgaaatagttcagtgagacccataaatagtaaccAAAAGTGTAGGGGCCCATgaatagaaacaaaaatgagctgaatagtaaaataaattagctTGGAGCCAAACGCACACATAAGGTCTTTGtgatttgcttattttgctgaaattgaaatttttttactgaaagtacggtaaataaaggtaaaagttaactgagATACAAGGCTAACTCAATGGTATAAGCTATTGAAGCAGccgcctaaggccccaagtGAAAAACAAGACccctaaattttaaccaatagtattaattaagccaaaatattaaccaataaaatgaaataatattttcttataaaatgaaaaacaaataaaaaagagaaagaaatgttaTGTCTGCAACATTTTGACAAAAACTCTTAATAGCAGATTGTTAAAGGTTGTTATTgacagcaaaaaaataattttagtggtaggttcaactagaaaacaagaaacaattTAACACCTAAGATTTGTCATAAAAAATATTCTGAATATAAcacttctaaaagaaaaaaagaaaagaaaaaaaacaattcacaaaaaaattcacaacatttttcacaatagtcatgttagcaaacttttactagttttcaacTAGATTCACCATTGACATTACTCTTTTATTCACTACTATCAATCTGCCAcatcaacaaatataaaaagttttgtcaaatttttttgtgttcataaacttttttttttttaaaattctacgTGGTTCATGTTgattaatagtaattttatatataaaacaagataatcaattttcgccttaggcccccaaatgcatcaagccgCCACTGCTGAGATAGTACAGTgggatccatgaatagtactaaaagtGCAATGGAATTTATGAATAgtgcaaaaataagctgaataataaaataagttggctttttaatttggagccaaacaTACACACATTATACCATTACGCAAAAGTAGCAActtatttttttgtggtaacaagtgatatatttataatacttGCCATGAAGTTAAGATGATCACTTCATTCAAGTAAGTAAGACTATTTTATCATCACTATTGTTGTATGTATTTATAGGTAAGTATGAATtacaatataatatttttgattGACTAAGATCTTTTACACATTTAGTgtgtttaacaaaaattatttttgccaatttattttactattcagcttatttttgctactattcatgtgcccattgcactttttggtactattcatgggtatcactgtactatttcaactaacttttacctttatctacaatagtttcagcaaaaagttttcagtttcagcaaaataaacgaatCCTAAACAAACTCTTAGTGtgtgtttgacaaaaattatttttgctaactgattttactattcagcttatttttgttactattcatgggccgcactgcactttttagtactatttatgggtcttactgtactatttcagctaacttttatatttatccacagtactttcagtaaaaagttatctattttagcaaaataaatgaattccaaacagacctttagttttcttaattttccACATGGTTTACAttgtgtggaaggaaaaaatataaGTGTATGTCTTGGGGAGAGACAATTTTATTATAGTTAATTCTCGTATATAAGTTTAGTGATTATAAAAGTATAAATTGCAAAGAAGTCAATATTGTACTGTATTGGCTGGTATTTATCCTACGGTCGGTGAACTGGTACAGAAACACTTTTCATTCCGCTTCAAATTTTGGCCTATACCGGACTGTACTGGCCTTACTGGAGAAAATTGGGTGTTTTGGGCGGTAAAACTGATTTGGGCCGgtaaagaaaaaaccaaaaaaacttaccactaaaaaaggaaaaagtcaAGAAGATGTTATCGCCACCACTTTCAGTCTTGCACccttctttgtttcttcttcttgcaCTGTTTTAGTTTTATAGCCTTTTTCTCGCcctcacttcttctttttcccctttGTTTTACATCGTTTCTCTTAccattatgaaattattgtgtTCATTTTTTGTATTAGGTTTCACCAAACTCCTGACAAATTTGGTGCTATAACTGCTTCTTATAGTGATATTTTAGATTAGCTTAATTTTCAGGTGGCTTATTAGAAATAGGCCCCCCAGAGATCAAGGACAAATGTCCCATTACAACAAACCCTTAATGAATAGCCTCCTTAATGTACTGACTTGACTTTGAAGATTTAGTCCCCAAATGTTTAGACAATGATGGCATACCAATTCAATTGGATATATTTGCACTATTTTCTAAATGATTTCCACtataataaattgttattatttgTTTCGCCCTATTACTATGTAAGTTATGATGTCTGTTAGTTGATGACAAGTACACCAAGTTTAGATTTTTATGTCAATCTTCTTGCACTACAAAAGCTTGATAGGATGCTCAAAGTAAGTCAAGctttatgctatgtttggaagttttgagagagaggagagtagaggggagtagagggaaggagagtagaggggaatggtTATCTTCCACCTagtttgaatgtttttaaaattaagtaagggggAGGGGAATAATTAGTCTTTTCAGATAATTGCTTTGAAGATATTGGATGGTTTTGAAGATATTGCATTTTGCATGCAAAATAGAGAAGTATTCTAGATAATTCCCTTCATTCGAACACATTTGAACGCAATGAAAGTAATAAACGTGTTGGTTGCTCATTTCATATGTTCCTCCAAGTGGTCACTCAGAGAATGGAAGTACATATATGAAGGGATTTGAAGAGactaatgtttaaaaattttaggggATATTGGATACTATATGCTTAAATAGGTTTGAATGAATGTAGTGGTAGTATGAGAACTAAGTTTATGTTGGATGCAAAGATCATTAATATGTAAAATGATTCTGTGCATTACGTGGGTTAAACACtagtaataactaatagtcgaaatatttgactttttattgACCACTCCTCATTGTACCACGTGACTACATAAATTTATGCCATGTATAcgttttaaaaaaagaacaattgTGCCTTTTCATTTTGCCTGTTAAGTTTCAGTATCTACACATCATTTCATATAAGatgtatatattaaaacaaaaaactgtcATTGTAAAGAAAACATGAATGGTGCAATCAGATGGCAGATCCTAAAAAAGATCACTGCATAAAGACATGAGTTTCAACAAAGAGCAAAATTATTTGTAGCAATTAAACTTTATCGGTCAAGAGAACTCAAACTTTGAATATGATACGTATTAGCCCACGAAAACCATGAAGCAAATATGGTAttgatttcttgaaaaataCTAATACTCACAGTCGGGTTAGGGTGGGATTTTGGGGGTAGGTTTGCTTCTTTGATTCTGCTGGGAGGGTGTTTAGACCTAATaagggatttttttaaaaaaaaatttctggacacctttttttaattaacttttttagAAAAGCAATATCCGCCAAGAATTGGTCAAAGAGTTTAGAAACACAGTACAGGAAGAAGGTATTTGACAAACAAATTGCATTGAACCATGTGTGGGTTTTATGCAGTCCGAGTGTCCTTAATTGTTTCTGTTGTTATGGTTTCTGATCGACACATTATCGAAAGTTAACCACAAGAATTTTGTCAACGTTCTTGGATATTGGGAGGACGAGGAGCCTTTCACCAGAATCATGGTTTTTGAATATGCTCCAAATGGGACACTCTTTGAGCATTTACACAGTAAGTACCTGCCCAATACCTTGTCATTATTGGTATTTACAAATAGCAATTTTTTAGAAGATCCACAAGTTTCTTGTGTTCTAAAAAAGATGAAGGAGAAGAAGTTACTAAATGAAGAAATCGCTTAATATTATAGTTTCTATCATGGGTGTGACTTGATTCTTTGACCTTTCCACTATTTAACCCCCAAAAAACCGACTTACAGATAGCAATTTTGGAAAATACTCATAGGTTTCTTGCTTTtttaagaaagatgaaagagacGAAGTTAAAGATGAAAGATGAAAGCGAAGAAGTTGAGAAGAAGTTACCAAATGAATATAAACTACTATTTATATCCAAAAAATTATGATCCTTCAACATGCACCTTTTCATTCAATATGCAAATTTTCAGTCAATATGCACATTTGCATTCAATAGGCACATTTACGgttaatagacacattttcgTTCAACatgcacattttcattcaacatgcacattttcattcaataagcACATTTTTGTTTAATAGGCATTTTTTGTATATCTAATTTGAATGGTTATGACATTTCAAAAGGcatattttggtatatatattacaacctAGTATATAACACAAACTAAACTAGAAACGCAGCATTATGTTTCATATTCCTtctcacaaaaaattaataaataaaacaataatgttttttttcttcttgaaactCATCCAGTAACTATTCCCGTGAATTGCATGGGTTAACGACTAGTAATAACTAACAGTcaaaatatttgactttttgttgatcGCGTCTCATTGCGCCATGTGACTACACAAATTAATGCcacatttacattttaaaacacCGAAATATTGTGCCTTTTTGTTTAGTGGTTTATGTGGAAAGTATTACTCTTAAACAGTAgttacataaattaaaaaaagaaaaacatttctTTAAAATCATGACAAATCAACAAATAAGCCTTTTTTATTACGTTTGATTTTTTGTTAACTAGCACCATGTGGCTACACAAATACATGCCACATTTACATTTTAAAGTACCGAAATATTGTGCCTTTTCGTTTAGtggtttatgtgaaaagttTTACTCTTAAACAGTAGttacagaaattaaaaaaagagaaaaaacacttCTTTAAAATCGTGACAAATCAACAAAtaagccttttttattttttgaaaaacaaccaaCAAATAGCccaaatcaaatattttatatttttagccTCGCCATCACACACCTTCACCAAAATTTTAatccctattaaaaaaaaaaacacaccatTTCAGTGGGTAAGTTCTCTTTAACTGTCTCT is a genomic window containing:
- the LOC142632940 gene encoding uncharacterized protein LOC142632940, which gives rise to MIDHVFLPHEAEVIKSIPLSNRAVQDIQIWAYTNISEYLVKSAYKMIQTQQLRSSHGQSSNHSQSNKIWKAIWAVKVCNKIKTFIWRACRDILPTKANLTRRKILFDVGCECYDDGVESIDHILLSCTYSDKVWKSKCLREIMSHCTNLSFVDVADQIMQSKNDPEIAIFFTTSWMIWNKRNKAYYGTPRPDPPFLVMFAAAHASEHLEANYGNLS